atgttcctccccaacctcctcactttccaactctgttgccagctccactggccactgtcGTGCCACGACACTCATTAAAGATGTTGGTGAAGATGGGGGTCAGATGTTCAGCAAAGGTTTTCAAGCAAGAAGGAATTACTCCACCTGGGCCTGGCGCTTTTCTGATCTTTTGTCTATGAAATAGAGCTTGCACAGCTTTTTCCAAGATCACCAGAGgttggggggggcagagggaTGACATAGGTATTGGAGATTTGGCTGCTGTTGTATGTATCTGAAATGGGGAAGGTAGCAATAAATTACACTGACATCCTCTCAGACCTACATTGGAACACATTCAGGTCATCTGCCAGTTGCCAGTTATCTTCAGTAAAGGAAGGGAAATCCCTTACAATGATGTTCTTCAGGCTTCTCCTCACAGTTGCTGGTTCAACAGCTGAGAACTGGTTTCTCAGCTTTTCGGAGTAGCTTCTCTTTACTACTCTGATCTCCCTTGTTAATACATTTCTGGCCTGATTGTACAAAATCCAGTCgaggattttatttatatgccgccctattcccggcgggactcagggcggcgcacaaacccaaataggggaagggaaacacaaaaactacaacaaaaaatacagggcatttaaaacaaccaacagccacacgatttgagaggggaagggaactcatcggccccaggcctgccgacacagccaggttttaatggcttttcggaaggcctggagagaggtgagggtccgaatctctgcagggagcttgttccaaagggccggagccgccacagagaaggccctatcCTGAAGGCCTCCTCTTTGGCACAACATAGCTGCTTGAACGTAGCTGTCAACCAAGGcttctaacagattaacagagttggaagggaccttataggtcatctagtcgaacccctgctcaagcaagagaccctacaccacttctgacaaatggcaatcttgacaatctcaagtgatgaagccccacaacttctcaaggcaacttctgttccatgggttgattattctcactgtcagaaagttccttctcatttctaggttgaatctctccttggtcagtttccatccattattccttgtctggccttcaggtgctttggaaaatagcttgaccccctcctctccgtggcagcccctcaaatattggaacactgctatcctgtctcccctgattcttctcttcactagactagccatgcccagttcctgcaactattcttcatatgttttagtctccagtcccctaaccctgttaattgctcttctctgcactttctccagagtctcaacatcttttttatggtgcggtaccaaaactggatgcagtactctaggtgtggtcttactagggctttatagagtggtatattGTGTATGCAAGCTCTTGGTAGGCACACAGGGGTCCATACAGAAGCTAAGTCATATGGCACAGTATCAGTGAATTTATCCGAACCCTCTGAAACAGTTTCAGAAACACTTCAGTCTGCATAGCCTAAAGTTCTAACTTTGCTTCCTCCATGCGAGACTTCGCTGTTTTGAACATAGGCTttgcagttttaagtttctgcctggagggagggagggagggaggtggatcATGCAATGATCAGAGAGACAGCCACTCTCTCCCAAGAGCGGTACACACCTTTTAATGTGGTGTAGCAGTGATCCAATATGCCGTTGCCTCTAGTGAGCCAGCTAGTGCCTCTAGTGAGCCAGCCAGTTGAGTGTATCTGGGCAGCTCAAGTTGAGTTGCTTACGGTTTCCTGTTCTCTGAAAAATGGAAGACTCTTTTCTTTTGTTAAAGTTTCCCAAAACTCTCTGTGTTGTTTCCCAGAAATGCAGGGTCTCATAGTcaaaatttgggggtgggggtgggggagccaTACAACTGGAAATGGCAACTACTTCCTGATTTAGTCTCTGTATCTTTGATCAAAGCATGTTTGTTATTGTTAGTATAGAAAGAAATGTTTCAGTTCCCATTAGAAGGCAGCCTATAACTTAACACAGTGCTACCCTATGTTGTTAGTCTGTTATATTGGTAACAATCAATATAACCATAACATCACTTTTTGCATGCTGAGTAAAAAGTTTACCATCTGCACCGAGTGCTAAATTCATTACATGGTCATCTGGATTCATTATGCTGTCCCCATTGGCACTCTGCcgactttacacacacacacacacacacacacacaccaagggaagggggaaagagagagactgcACTATAATTATCTATAATAATCCTTTGTCTTTTGTTACGCAGTTAATGCGTCATGGAGTGGGATTGTCTACCAGTTCTGATAGCGAACTCATCACTCAACTGTTGGCATTCACCCCACCTTTAGAGGAAGATGATACACCAGATTGGGTGGCCAGGTAAATCATGTGGCTCACGAGAGAAGAATTAAAATCAGTAAAACAGACCTCCATTTATGCAaggtcaaactcccagcccaccctTGTTGGAATTCTTGTAATGAGTGTATTAAACTAGCTTTTCTATTTTCAGGATTAAAAATTTGATGAATGAAACCCCCACTTCATATTCACTTCTGATGATGCATAAAGACATTATTTATGCGGTTCGTGATCCCTATGGCAACCGTCCTCTTTGTATCGGCCGCCTTGTTCCAGTAGGTGATATCAGTGGAAAAGGTATGGTTTCCCTATGTGTAATATATCCCTTTGAGAACTATAGTTGAAAgtatgttcatttttaaaaaatactacctttctcaaattctttttttttttaaatcagtgaaCCATCTATCCTTTCACCTGAAAAATGTAATTGCTGCACTTTGTTTAGGGAAGGTCACCTATCTTTAAGTTTCTGACGTATTCTTCAGTAAACGTAACATACACTTGTGTGCTGTATTAAACTAAATTGTAAAGTAAAACATATTCAGTGGATATGTTTATGATTAGTCTGTGACATCTggaatatttgaaaataaatatttttggtaTTCCTGACCGAGAATAAGAACATATTCAAATGTATCAAtgtacattttaatttaaatgtttttaaaaatttaatttaaatattttttagaatTATTTGAACTTTTATGAATTAAATTTTGGAAAAGAATCTTTGGCATCTAGGCTAACTAATGTgacattagttttttttttcatacctTTCACTGTATATTTGCTATAGACAGATACATTTTTCATACTGCTATCACAGCAAAGTGTAGATAATGTATTTTGTTAGTGAACAGgcattttgttgtattttggaAAATCCAAGTATACTTATTACATCCTGCAAGTGTCTATTGCCTGTTTAAGTAGGCTACTTCACCTCTTCAGTTTTATTATAGAAAGCAGCAGTTGCAACCACAGCAAATGTTGTGTGTAAAGTTAAAGGGAAAGAAATAAGATTCTTAGAATTATTAAGACATTTCTTTAATTTTTGTTGAATTTATTACAGGGAAAAACAATGCTGAAACTGAAGGCTGGGTAGTTTCTTCAGAATCCTGTAGCTTTTTATCTATTGGTGCAGAGTAAGTTcataattcatttatttaaaagcaattaaaagcaGATTACTAATTTCTTCATTGTTTAAGCAAGAACTGGGCACTGCATCTACCATATTGGAGTACAGCAGTATTTAGTTTTAAAGCAATAAATTCAATATTGCACTGAATCGTTTTGCAGTGTTGGGATTAGGGCACTTCTTAAAATATAGatgtcaaactcgccatgtcatATTCATATCACGTGACGTATTGCAACAGTTTTTGCCTTCGCTTAGCTGGGGTAGACGTAAACTGTGAATGACGCTTTTGGCCCATGGGTCTCCAGTTTGTCACTCCTGTCTTAAAAGATAAGTAATGAAATAATTCATCATAATCTAATAATTCACctggttaagaatggtgaaatccaaatgaaatacaatagaaggggaaataatataaggtgagcggtattgattgataattgctattagaaagaacaggaagctcctgttcgtattgtattgtgtaaatgtggtgtacgccTAGGTTTTGTatctgtgtattttacatgtttgttaataaaaaataaaaaaaataaaaaaagaaataattcatCTGTGAAAACTAATCATGAAAAAACTATCAAGCTCTAAATATGCTTTTGCTTATGCATatagaataagaaaatattttatttgttcttgAAATTGCTTCATTTGCATGCTCAaagaaaatttgattttttttctttttaacttgtcccattttttttcaatttcaaggAAGAAGTAAATTCTTTTAGAACTTGAgaagataatttaaaaacaaactgcCTTCCCGTTATAAGGAGGTATAAGTTGAATAAGTAATATGTGCAGAATAATAATCAAAAGCATCTgacaaaataaagaataaatatagATTTTTGTAGATACCTTTGCTCTTTAGAAAAaacatgttgttgtttttccaatctgaaaatgaTATTTCTCTGTAATCAAATACCAGTGtttctaagcaaagcagttggGATATTTAACACATGCAACtatattttaaagatattatCGGGAAGTCATGCCTGGAGAGATTGTGAAAATATCCAGACATGATGTCCAAACTTTGGATATTGTACCGAGGCCTAAAGGAGATCCAGCAGCATTCTGCATTTTTGAATACGTGTACTTTGCAAGGCCAGATAGCATCTTTGAAGGTAAAAtatccccaaatcatctttgatTTAGATAacattattttagatttttaaaattatgaagttATTCTAAACAAACCTTAACATCTTACCGGGTACTTGAGAGAAATGACACAACACAAGCTTTATCAGTGTTGACCCTGTCGTAGAATTATTTTAGATTTCAAAAATTATGATGCTTTTCCGAACAAATCTTAGCATTTTATCGGGTACTTTCGAGAAATGTCACGAAACACACTTTATGAGTGTTAACCCTGTGGTAGAATCAAGAAGGAAGGCTTTCGTAATATGTGCAGAATTAGATAGGATTATTTAACAATAGGACATCGTTTAGCATGAAAGGCATTTCAGTTCTTTGTCaattcctttgttttcttttcataaaagggggggggggaattgtagtATTGGTGGGTGGAAAGTTGTCTTGTGAAGAATAGAGATTGGGAGGCGGCTtcagaaagaaatagaagaaaacaagcaTAAACAAGCGATAGTAGGCAAGTCAGTTAACAGCTTACCttataaccgtgatggcgaacttatcaCACacgggccacaggtggcacacagcatccactctgtgggcacatgagccatcgccctagttcagctccaccgtgcatgtgcgtgcccgtccctctggccagctggtcatcagaTCTCTCCTGTGCATGCAGGGGGCACTCCCAAGGGGATTGCATGTGCGGGGGGTGGGAGGCGTGCAGGGGGCCGCATGCTCATGGGGAGGCAGGGTGCATGTGCGGGGGCCatgcgcacattgcattttgggggttcgggcatGTGCACATTGGCGTGCGCATGTGCTTTGAGCACTTGGTCTGGAAACGATCAGCCGTGACTGTCTTGTAAAATGCCGTTTAGCACAGGTGGGGAGAAATCTAGAAGTAGCATTTCAAACCCTGCCATGAAGCTCAGCATAATTTAACTCAATATATAAATGAGGGTGGAAAGATCCCATTATATTATAGCTTTCATGATTCCGTGTTTGCTATGCCAACTTTAAAGATATCTCACTTAAAGACTGtagaggcagtcctcgacttatggccataattgagtgcaaaatttatgttgctaagcaagacatttgttatgtgtgttttgccccattttatgacctttattgccacatttgttaagtgaatctggcttccctattgactttgcttgtcagaagatcacatcacacacacagacaaacacacacacacacacacacacacacacacacacacacacacacacacacacagaggacattgaaaccatcataactatgaaccatttgccaagtgtccaaatttttatcacatgaccttggggaatgctacaatggtgaaaaacagtcataagtcactttttcagtgccgttgtaccttcgagtggtcattaaacaaatggttgtaagtcaaggactagtatAGTTCTGGCTTCCTGGATTTGCTCTTACAATTCCAtgatagcgcagtggttagaatacagtactgcaggctaattctgctgactatcGGCTACCTGCagttggcagatcaaatctcaccaggctcaaggttgactcagccgtccatccttccgaggtgggtaaaatgaggacccagattgttgggggcaataggctgactctgtaaaccgcttagagagggctgtaaaaacactgtgaagcggtgtacAAGCCTAGGCGGTATTGCTATTATAGACCCTTGGATGCCTAATATGGAAGCTGCtatgtaaattaaaattaacCAAATGTATTAGGTCAAGTGTTTATGACCTTCATAGTTGAAAGACGCTTCTCAGAAAGTTAAATTAAAGTGGCGCCTCTATTAGAGGTGTAATTTTAAAATCAGAAGAGAGACTTATGGCCAATTCAGCACAAAAACACACACGTTTTCATTCTTCACATAGGCCAGATGGTATATTCTGTAAGAAGGAGATGCGGTCAGCAGCTTGCTATTGAGGCCCCAGTGGAAGCAGATTTGGTTAGCACAGTTCCAGAATCTGCAACTCCTGCAGCCCTCGGCTATGCACAGAAGGTATGTTTTAAATTGtacttttttcaaaaaattattGTTTATAATTGAGCCCAATAGAAATCAAAACATCGGGAAAACacgaatgattaaaaaaaaatacttcggATGCCTATTACCTTTACTCTGAATTAGAATACCAAATGAATAAATGGTGTCACcaaaaaaaaataggggaaatTGTACTAATGCAGATTTTGAGCACTTGGTCTTTCCTTTGTGCCAGTTCGAAGGGATGAATTAAAGTCAGTTCATTGCAAACCAATTGTATTTCATGTGGAAATGGTTTTAATCGctgcactaaaaaaaaaatgtactttgatCTTTGTGTCTTGCTTGTTTTCAGTGTGGCCTACCGTACGTTGAAGTGCTTTGCAAAAACAGATATGTAGGAAGAACTTTCATTCAGCCAAACATGAGGTTAAGACAGCTGGGAGTGGCCAAAAAATTTGGAGTCTTGTCAGACAACTTCAGGGGAAAGCGAGTTGTCCTTATTGATGATTCGATTGTGCGAGGCAACACTATTTCCCCTATAATTAAACTATTGAGAGAATCTGGTGCTAAGGAGGTAAGTGTGCATATCAGGGGAGACGAAGGAGAAGAGATATTTCATCACTAACTGTTTCTCTTTCAATGCTCTTCTGCTTCTAACCACTACTGTTCTTGCTACTAAGACAAACCCAGTCAATTCTTCAACAGTGTCTTCTGTTCTTACCCTTATCCTTGTAGGATCTAACGTTGACTCAAGTCGCCCGTTGCAAATTATGATATAATTAAAACACTGCCAGTATCATAATAGCGTTTTCCCTCACAGGTGCACATCCGTGTGGCTTCACCTCCAATAAAGTTTCCGTGTTACATGGGAATAAACATTCCAACAAAAGAAGAACTTATTGCAAACAGGCCTGAATTTAAAGACCTAGCGGGCTACAtaggtaaaaatatttttatttttcatccgAGCAAAAGTTTCAGACTTCGGGCAGCCAGGTTTAATCTTGAAGTCAAACTGAGTTATTACAGCAGAGATCGTTATAGCTATAATTAATACAGTTGTGTTGGTGGTTATTAGAGTAAAgcattgaagatttttttttgaaaattagtGGAGCAATGCTCTCTGCCTGTCACCTGTGTCTTTTTAGCTCTCTTTTGAAATGAAGGGTTAAATTTTCTAGACATATTGAACTTCAATATTCTTCTCATTTATTGAGATTAGAACAGGCCAATCAAAATCAATTGCTTAATTTTGAATAGATAatttataccatattttttggagtagacgacacacttcccccccctaaaagaaagtgaaaatttgggtacactgaatgtagccccggcccccaccctttggcctctgcctcccaggaatttgcctccttgcagcaaatatcCTGTTTCAGCTTCAGCCTGATTagaacaagcagctgattgtcggttggat
The DNA window shown above is from Thamnophis elegans isolate rThaEle1 chromosome 9, rThaEle1.pri, whole genome shotgun sequence and carries:
- the PPAT gene encoding amidophosphoribosyltransferase is translated as MEFEELGIGEECGVFGCLAAGLWPTELDVPHVITLGLVGLQHRGQESAGIVTSDGESAHSFKVHKGMGLVNHVFSEDSLKKLYVSNLGIGHTRYSTSGVSVLDNCQPFVVETLHGKIAVAHNGELTNAMRLRRKLMRHGVGLSTSSDSELITQLLAFTPPLEEDDTPDWVARIKNLMNETPTSYSLLMMHKDIIYAVRDPYGNRPLCIGRLVPVGDISGKGKNNAETEGWVVSSESCSFLSIGAEYYREVMPGEIVKISRHDVQTLDIVPRPKGDPAAFCIFEYVYFARPDSIFEGQMVYSVRRRCGQQLAIEAPVEADLVSTVPESATPAALGYAQKCGLPYVEVLCKNRYVGRTFIQPNMRLRQLGVAKKFGVLSDNFRGKRVVLIDDSIVRGNTISPIIKLLRESGAKEVHIRVASPPIKFPCYMGINIPTKEELIANRPEFKDLAGYIGADSVVYLSVEGLVSSVQESIKARQDHENNLKTNKFKSGKIGHCTACLVGVYPVELEW